One window of Camelina sativa cultivar DH55 chromosome 4, Cs, whole genome shotgun sequence genomic DNA carries:
- the LOC104783392 gene encoding uncharacterized protein LOC104783392 isoform X1 produces the protein MLNLISFLRRRLRKDRISVNHHRSRDGSTVGSPESRHHHVFSSAAAIHPNPEKAITVATFNAAMFSMAPAVPNNTGLLPLRSKSSVDRPKSILKPMSPASSPSHHDSRKQQQLRFAKSRLRRVSINLPDNEISRQLSFREDPQHSPLRAASLSFSGEIGLRSTRTALEVLRELDADVLALQDVKADEADQMRPLSDLAAALGMNYVFAESWAPEYGNAILSKWPIKNSNVLRIFDDTDFRNVLKASIVVPGSGEVEFHCTHLDHLDEKWRMKQVDAIIRSTNVPHILAGALNSLDESDYSPERWTDIVKYYEEMGKPIPKAQVMRFLKSKEYTDAKDFAGECESVVVVAKGQSVQGTCKYGTRVDYILASSDSPYQFVPGSYSVLSSKGTSDHHIVKVDVVKARSINVDEQRPIRPKQQRVSTTMHYNNSSLTKASWRTHYYKA, from the exons ATGTTGAACCTCATTAGTTTCCTCCGACGTCGACTCCGGAAAGACAGAATATCCGTCAACCACCACCGCTCTCGTGATGGCTCCACCGTGGGTTCCCCTGAAAGCCGCCATCATCATGTGTTTTCATCCGCAGCCGCCATCCACCCAAACCCGGAGAAAGCCATCACAGTGGCCACCTTCAACGCTGCTATGTTCTCCATGGCTCCCGCCGTTCCCAACAACACGGGTTTGCTGCCACTCCGCTCCAAGTCATCCGTTGACCGCCCCAAGAGCATACTCAAGCCCATGAGCCCCGCCTCCTCCCCTTCTCATCATGACTccagaaaacaacaacaactgagGTTTGCCAAATCCAGGCTAAGGAGGGTCTCCATAAATCTCCCCGACAACGAGATCAGCCGCCAGCTCAGCTTCCGGGAGGATCCTCAGCACTCTCCCCTCAGggctgcttctctctctttctccggaGAGATCGGTCTCCGGAGCACCAGAACGGCTCTGGAAGTGCTGAGGGAGCTAGACGCAGACGTGCTGGCTCTGCAAGACGTCAAGGCCGACGAGGCTGACCAAATGCGACCACTCTCGGATCTCGCCGCCGCGCTGGGGATGAATTACGTCTTCGCCGAGAGCTGGGCGCCCGAGTACGGCAACGCCATTCTCTCCAAGTGGCCCATCAAAAACTCCAATGTTCTGAGAATCTTCGACGACACTGATTTCAg GAACGTGTTGAAGGCGAGCATAGTTGTTCCGGGGAGCGGGGAAGTGGAATTTCACTGTACTCATCTTGATCACTTGGACGAGAAGTGGAGAATGAAGCAAGTCGATGCTATTATCCGATCTACCAACGTACCTCACATACTCGCTGGTGCTCTCAATTCTCTCGACGAATCCGATTACTCCCCTGAGAGATGGACCGACATCGTCAAG tactacgAAGAGATGGGTAAGCCGATACCAAAAGCGCAAGTGATGAGATTCTTAAAGAGCAAAGAATACACTGACGCTAAGGACTTTGCTGGAGAATGCGAATCTGTGGTTGTGGTCGCCAAAGGCCAAA GTGTACAAGGGACATGCAAGTACGGGACACGCGTTGACTACATACTTGCTTCCTCGGACTCACCGTACCAGTTCGTGCCAGGGTCATATTCGGTGTTGTCTTCAAAAGGAACCTCGGACCATCACATAGTGAAAGTCGATGTTGTCAAAGCTAGATCGATCAACGTCGACGAGCAACGACCGATTAGACCCAAACAGCAGAGAGTTTCAACGACTATGCATTATAATAACTCGTCTCTAACAAAGGCCTCGTGGAGGACGCATTACTATAAGGCGTGA
- the LOC104783392 gene encoding uncharacterized protein LOC104783392 isoform X2, whose translation MLNLISFLRRRLRKDRISVNHHRSRDGSTVGSPESRHHHVFSSAAAIHPNPEKAITVATFNAAMFSMAPAVPNNTGLLPLRSKSSVDRPKSILKPMSPASSPSHHDSRKQQQLRFAKSRLRRVSINLPDNEISRQLSFREDPQHSPLRAASLSFSGEIGLRSTRTALEVLRELDADVLALQDVKADEADQMRPLSDLAAALGMNYVFAESWAPEYGNAILSKWPIKNSNVLRIFDDTDFRNVLKASIVVPGSGEVEFHCTHLDHLDEKWRMKQVDAIIRSTNVPHILAGALNSLDESDYSPERWTDIVKVYKGHASTGHALTTYLLPRTHRTSSCQGHIRCCLQKEPRTIT comes from the exons ATGTTGAACCTCATTAGTTTCCTCCGACGTCGACTCCGGAAAGACAGAATATCCGTCAACCACCACCGCTCTCGTGATGGCTCCACCGTGGGTTCCCCTGAAAGCCGCCATCATCATGTGTTTTCATCCGCAGCCGCCATCCACCCAAACCCGGAGAAAGCCATCACAGTGGCCACCTTCAACGCTGCTATGTTCTCCATGGCTCCCGCCGTTCCCAACAACACGGGTTTGCTGCCACTCCGCTCCAAGTCATCCGTTGACCGCCCCAAGAGCATACTCAAGCCCATGAGCCCCGCCTCCTCCCCTTCTCATCATGACTccagaaaacaacaacaactgagGTTTGCCAAATCCAGGCTAAGGAGGGTCTCCATAAATCTCCCCGACAACGAGATCAGCCGCCAGCTCAGCTTCCGGGAGGATCCTCAGCACTCTCCCCTCAGggctgcttctctctctttctccggaGAGATCGGTCTCCGGAGCACCAGAACGGCTCTGGAAGTGCTGAGGGAGCTAGACGCAGACGTGCTGGCTCTGCAAGACGTCAAGGCCGACGAGGCTGACCAAATGCGACCACTCTCGGATCTCGCCGCCGCGCTGGGGATGAATTACGTCTTCGCCGAGAGCTGGGCGCCCGAGTACGGCAACGCCATTCTCTCCAAGTGGCCCATCAAAAACTCCAATGTTCTGAGAATCTTCGACGACACTGATTTCAg GAACGTGTTGAAGGCGAGCATAGTTGTTCCGGGGAGCGGGGAAGTGGAATTTCACTGTACTCATCTTGATCACTTGGACGAGAAGTGGAGAATGAAGCAAGTCGATGCTATTATCCGATCTACCAACGTACCTCACATACTCGCTGGTGCTCTCAATTCTCTCGACGAATCCGATTACTCCCCTGAGAGATGGACCGACATCGTCAAG GTGTACAAGGGACATGCAAGTACGGGACACGCGTTGACTACATACTTGCTTCCTCGGACTCACCGTACCAGTTCGTGCCAGGGTCATATTCGGTGTTGTCTTCAAAAGGAACCTCGGACCATCACATAG